A region of Haloplanus sp. XH21 DNA encodes the following proteins:
- a CDS encoding HVO_0649 family zinc finger protein, protein MSITPRSGSTPFGRLRTHYEESRAVCPACGYEDEGGEWRVSTTGRRVEYRHRCPSCDAVDRRELRL, encoded by the coding sequence ATGTCTATCACGCCCCGCTCCGGATCGACCCCGTTCGGGCGGCTTCGCACCCACTACGAGGAGTCCCGCGCCGTCTGTCCGGCGTGTGGCTACGAGGACGAGGGTGGCGAGTGGCGGGTGTCCACTACCGGACGGCGCGTCGAGTACCGCCACCGGTGTCCGAGCTGTGACGCGGTCGACCGTCGCGAACTGCGGCTCTAG
- a CDS encoding NOB1 family endonuclease — protein sequence MHVLDSSAFIHEYHTSSQMASIPSVKEELEDESEYRFDAMEGAGMHIHIPADNTIETIERAAIETGDSEELSGTDVRLVAAAFELDGTLVTDDYAMQNVAEHLGVVVEVIAREGIAEQRDWRFQCQGCGREFDEHRDRCPICGSDLSRKNPA from the coding sequence ATGCACGTTCTCGACTCTTCTGCGTTCATTCACGAGTATCACACCTCCTCGCAGATGGCCTCGATCCCCTCGGTCAAGGAGGAACTCGAAGACGAGAGCGAGTATCGCTTCGACGCGATGGAGGGCGCGGGGATGCATATCCACATCCCGGCGGACAACACCATCGAGACCATTGAGCGCGCCGCGATCGAGACGGGCGACAGCGAGGAACTCTCCGGGACCGACGTGCGCCTGGTCGCCGCCGCGTTTGAACTCGACGGCACGCTCGTCACCGACGACTACGCGATGCAGAACGTCGCGGAGCATCTCGGCGTCGTCGTCGAAGTGATCGCCCGCGAGGGCATCGCCGAACAGCGAGACTGGCGGTTCCAGTGCCAGGGCTGTGGGCGCGAGTTCGACGAACATCGCGACCGCTGTCCCATCTGCGGCAGCGACCTCTCGCGGAAGAACCCCGCCTAG
- a CDS encoding PRC-barrel domain-containing protein codes for MVDVLAENLSGKSVMGSDGTELGMLYNITMNVKSGSLNDLLVSPNEEFSASDSQFQQDDQGQLHVPVSRVQAVKDYIVIDR; via the coding sequence ATGGTCGACGTACTCGCCGAAAACCTCTCCGGCAAGTCCGTGATGGGATCGGACGGAACCGAGCTCGGAATGCTGTACAACATCACGATGAACGTGAAATCGGGATCGCTGAATGACCTGCTCGTCTCGCCGAACGAGGAGTTCTCCGCCAGCGACTCCCAGTTCCAGCAGGACGATCAGGGGCAGCTTCACGTCCCCGTGTCACGCGTGCAGGCAGTGAAAGACTACATCGTTATCGACCGGTAG